One segment of Erigeron canadensis isolate Cc75 chromosome 2, C_canadensis_v1, whole genome shotgun sequence DNA contains the following:
- the LOC122587895 gene encoding protein TRACHEARY ELEMENT DIFFERENTIATION-RELATED 7A-like has protein sequence MVASRKLTSYSYHSSPPPSPPPPLPTVYYSSPPPPPPPPPPPPPPPTPYGPIHPPHGHGPKSPTPIAPSSPPEGPKPPTPIAPSSPPKGPKPPTPGGHVKPPTPGGYAKPPKPYTPYTPAPSPLESWPPSTLPPLPSYPHPPSPSIGVLPPSVEIVKPPSPPGGGGSNHTVVIVCASLGGVFFLAFLALGLFCLAKKKKKPIIVPPVETYGHEQGPHGHGETTGEHHG, from the coding sequence ATGGTTGCTTCAAGAAAACTCACTTCTTATTCCTACCATTCCTCCCCTCCGCCCTCGCCACCGCCACCCCTACCTACTGTTTACTATAGTTCACCgccacctcctcctcctcctcctccaccaccaccaccaccgcctacaCCATATGGGCCAATACATCCTCCACATGGTCATGGACCAAAATCTCCAACACCAATTGCACCATCTAGCCCGCCCGAAGGACCCAAACCCCCCACACCAATAGCACCATCTAGCCCACCCAAAGGACCAAAACCACCAACACCCGGTGGACATGTTAAACCACCAACTCCTGGTGGCTATGCTAAACCACCAAAGCCATATACACCCTATACACCAGCCCCATCTCCACTAGAAAGTTGGCCTCCATCAACACTACCACCTTTACCTTCCTATCCACATCCACCATCCCCTAGTATAGGAGTCCTTCCTCCATCCGTGGAGATAGTAAAACCGCCATCACCGCCAGGTGGTGGTGGCAGCAATCACACTGTTGTGATCGTGTGTGCCTCTCTAGGTGGTGTGTTCTTCCTTGCATTTTTGGCACTCGGACTATTTTGTTTggccaagaaaaagaagaaacctATCATTGTTCCACCAGTAGAAACCTATGGCCATGAACAAGGTCCACATGGTCATGGAGAAACAACTGGTGAACATCATGGTTAA